In Humulus lupulus chromosome 7, drHumLupu1.1, whole genome shotgun sequence, the following are encoded in one genomic region:
- the LOC133788852 gene encoding uncharacterized protein LOC133788852 isoform X1, with the protein MASEGPSDIPPRAEFIDLSSDSESPEGNPHQDYDSLRQARIRHLECMADLRHKIWVVESEVDSVSRGDGGLSPLGLSDHVARLRTTLFELRWELEFMEGHIPPEPPTPPSPDDGHGAISPSPQPLVSVDPNLALPPSLPRWKTLARKKKWRIKCPASSSHISFDFADMSKARRQVSVQEEDDAPLLASSLMSHVSPNKLKAIVKHYRAPPEYALHAPQEACRADRPKRGFVALSEQILKAGGIIPLHPFFVAVLNYFDLASLQLSPNSWLTLSCLFIWFKDNEKRAPTAQEVHSLYNLVALPKSKGFYYLQKANSELPLIEGSVSNTGPWKQDFFWVEGPLSVRESFRANPRHFADPSVIGSEAEAIGKLIAADSAEKKATVLFTVENLTRHQLSPVSNSKFLWSITGSKKVVATPAGPSLHEGEAEVEMEDAPPSPGGCPLYGPHDQDMTFPSLDPQAAAGCYAPPGLDGTDVFPQVPHDIGIPDSDYVDLSEPPSNAPGSQFFPFSAPPPASVSGSSVPVQPDIPSVEAEPWVTRMASVYGQRFVPIAASLPVSDWRSLGNVTQPDLREMLRRAAAWVYIVSLRHADSSGVLSASTTERDGLIVQVQELKNELNATKVQLSKARTKYAKLDSRNEKLKAKIKELKGKAKRLERELQGAKVAASGSHEMVIQMGTEVEALRAELQSAQEKVASLEAKRASGRRRELPWRRRGS; encoded by the exons atggccagtgagggcccgtccgatatacccccaagggctgagtttatcgacctgtcttcagactcagagtcccctgaggggaaccctcaccaggactatgattctttgaggcaagcccgcattcgccacctcgagtgcatggctgatcttaggcataaaatttgggtggtagagagcgaagttgactcggtgtcgaggggagatggaggactttcacccctgggccttagtgaccatgtagcgcgtcttaggacgacccttttcgaattgcggtgggagttagaatttatggagggacacattccgccagaacctcccactcccccttcgcctgatgacggtcatggggctaTTAGCCCCTCTCCTCAGCCTCTAGTCTCAGTTGATCCTAacttagcgcttccgccatcgctccctcgatggaaaactcttgctagaaagaaaaaatggaggattaagtgtcctgcctcttcctcacatatttcttttgattttgcagatatgtcaaagGCACGCAGACaagtgtccgtccaggaagaggacgacgccccccTACTAGCGTCCAGCCTAATGTCCCACGTGTCTCCGAATAAATTGAAGGCAATCGTGAAGCATTACCGAgctcctccagaatacgccctgcacgctcctcaggaggcttgccgggccgaccgccctaaacggggctttgtggctttgagcgagcagattctgaaggcgggtggcaTCATTCCTCTGCACCCATTTtttgtggcggttctcaactattttgatttggcctctctccaactgtcgcccaacagttggttgactttaagttgcctcttcatTTGGTTTAAGGACAATGAgaaacgcgccccgacggcgcaggaggtgcattccttgtataACCTCGTAGCATtgcccaagtccaagggcttctactacctacagaaggccaacagtgagctccccttaatagagggctcggtgtccaataccgggccttggaaacaagacttttttTGGGTAGAGGGGCCTCTCTCGGTTCGTGAAAGCTTCCGCGCCAACCCTA GGCACTTTGCtgatccttcggtcattgggtcTGAGGCGGAGGCCATAGGCAAACTCATTGCTGCAGATTCCGCTGAGAAGAAGGCAACGGTCCTTTTTACGGTGGAGAATCTCACCCGCCACCAATTGTCCCCGGTCTCTAACTCCAAGTTCCTGTGGTCGATCACCGGGTCTAAGAAGGTTGTGGCTACGCCGGCTGGGCCATCACTACATGAGGgtgaggctgaggtggagatggaggatgcccccccgTCCCCCGGGGGGTGCCCTCTCTATGGCCCACATGACCAGGACATGACTTTTCCATCTCTGGACCCGCAGGCCGCGGCGGGATGTTACGCCCCTCCTGGCCTTGATGGTACAGACGTTTTCCCTCAGGTCCCCCATGACATTGGCATACCAGACTCTGACTACGTCGACCTCTCGGAGCCCCCTTCTAATGCACCGGGGTCCCAGTTTTTTCCCTTCTCTGCGCCGCCTCCTGCTTCGGTGAGTGGCTCATCCGTTCCTGTCCAACCAGATATTCCTAGCGTGGAGGCAGAGccttgggtgaccaggatggcctcagtttatgggcagcgtttcgttccaatagctgcgagcctccctgtctccgactggaggagCCTGgggaatgtgactcaaccagacctCAGGGAGATGTTAAGGCGTGCCGCGGCTTGG gtctatatcgtgtctcttcggcatgctgactcgtccggcgtcctctccgcatctaccactgagagggacggtctcatagtccaggtccaggagctcaaaAATGAGCTTAACGCAACTAAGGTTCAACTGTCAAAGGCCCGAACTAAATATGCCAAGTTGGACTCGAGGAATGAGAAGCTGAAGGCTAAGATCAAGGAGCTGAAGGGCAAGGCTAAACGCCTGGAGCGCGAGCTCCAGGGGGCCAAGGTCGCTGCGTCCGGATCGCATGAGATGGTTATCCAAAtggggactgaagttgaggcccttagggctgaactacagtcggctcaggagaaggtcGCCTCCTTGGAGGCGAAGAGGGCTTCCGGGAGACGGCGAgagcttccttggaggcggagagggtcataa
- the LOC133788852 gene encoding uncharacterized protein LOC133788852 isoform X2 — translation MSKARRQVSVQEEDDAPLLASSLMSHVSPNKLKAIVKHYRAPPEYALHAPQEACRADRPKRGFVALSEQILKAGGIIPLHPFFVAVLNYFDLASLQLSPNSWLTLSCLFIWFKDNEKRAPTAQEVHSLYNLVALPKSKGFYYLQKANSELPLIEGSVSNTGPWKQDFFWVEGPLSVRESFRANPRHFADPSVIGSEAEAIGKLIAADSAEKKATVLFTVENLTRHQLSPVSNSKFLWSITGSKKVVATPAGPSLHEGEAEVEMEDAPPSPGGCPLYGPHDQDMTFPSLDPQAAAGCYAPPGLDGTDVFPQVPHDIGIPDSDYVDLSEPPSNAPGSQFFPFSAPPPASVSGSSVPVQPDIPSVEAEPWVTRMASVYGQRFVPIAASLPVSDWRSLGNVTQPDLREMLRRAAAWVYIVSLRHADSSGVLSASTTERDGLIVQVQELKNELNATKVQLSKARTKYAKLDSRNEKLKAKIKELKGKAKRLERELQGAKVAASGSHEMVIQMGTEVEALRAELQSAQEKVASLEAKRASGRRRELPWRRRGS, via the exons atgtcaaagGCACGCAGACaagtgtccgtccaggaagaggacgacgccccccTACTAGCGTCCAGCCTAATGTCCCACGTGTCTCCGAATAAATTGAAGGCAATCGTGAAGCATTACCGAgctcctccagaatacgccctgcacgctcctcaggaggcttgccgggccgaccgccctaaacggggctttgtggctttgagcgagcagattctgaaggcgggtggcaTCATTCCTCTGCACCCATTTtttgtggcggttctcaactattttgatttggcctctctccaactgtcgcccaacagttggttgactttaagttgcctcttcatTTGGTTTAAGGACAATGAgaaacgcgccccgacggcgcaggaggtgcattccttgtataACCTCGTAGCATtgcccaagtccaagggcttctactacctacagaaggccaacagtgagctccccttaatagagggctcggtgtccaataccgggccttggaaacaagacttttttTGGGTAGAGGGGCCTCTCTCGGTTCGTGAAAGCTTCCGCGCCAACCCTA GGCACTTTGCtgatccttcggtcattgggtcTGAGGCGGAGGCCATAGGCAAACTCATTGCTGCAGATTCCGCTGAGAAGAAGGCAACGGTCCTTTTTACGGTGGAGAATCTCACCCGCCACCAATTGTCCCCGGTCTCTAACTCCAAGTTCCTGTGGTCGATCACCGGGTCTAAGAAGGTTGTGGCTACGCCGGCTGGGCCATCACTACATGAGGgtgaggctgaggtggagatggaggatgcccccccgTCCCCCGGGGGGTGCCCTCTCTATGGCCCACATGACCAGGACATGACTTTTCCATCTCTGGACCCGCAGGCCGCGGCGGGATGTTACGCCCCTCCTGGCCTTGATGGTACAGACGTTTTCCCTCAGGTCCCCCATGACATTGGCATACCAGACTCTGACTACGTCGACCTCTCGGAGCCCCCTTCTAATGCACCGGGGTCCCAGTTTTTTCCCTTCTCTGCGCCGCCTCCTGCTTCGGTGAGTGGCTCATCCGTTCCTGTCCAACCAGATATTCCTAGCGTGGAGGCAGAGccttgggtgaccaggatggcctcagtttatgggcagcgtttcgttccaatagctgcgagcctccctgtctccgactggaggagCCTGgggaatgtgactcaaccagacctCAGGGAGATGTTAAGGCGTGCCGCGGCTTGG gtctatatcgtgtctcttcggcatgctgactcgtccggcgtcctctccgcatctaccactgagagggacggtctcatagtccaggtccaggagctcaaaAATGAGCTTAACGCAACTAAGGTTCAACTGTCAAAGGCCCGAACTAAATATGCCAAGTTGGACTCGAGGAATGAGAAGCTGAAGGCTAAGATCAAGGAGCTGAAGGGCAAGGCTAAACGCCTGGAGCGCGAGCTCCAGGGGGCCAAGGTCGCTGCGTCCGGATCGCATGAGATGGTTATCCAAAtggggactgaagttgaggcccttagggctgaactacagtcggctcaggagaaggtcGCCTCCTTGGAGGCGAAGAGGGCTTCCGGGAGACGGCGAgagcttccttggaggcggagagggtcataa